A genomic stretch from Setaria italica strain Yugu1 chromosome VII, Setaria_italica_v2.0, whole genome shotgun sequence includes:
- the LOC101780874 gene encoding oral cancer-overexpressed protein 1 homolog: MDQQPQSDADFLEPSVLLDETHYQEGYKNGYHDGLSSGKEEGRQVGLKMGFQVGEELGFYQGCLDVWASATRIDQNVFSARVRKNIEQLAALVSSYPLSDPENEQVQDVMEKIRLKFRVITATLGAKLEYEGRPASSKQDVEDL; encoded by the coding sequence ATGGACCAGCAACCTCAAAGTGATGCTGATTTTCTTGAGCCATCAGTACTATTAGACGAGACACATTACCAGGAGGGCTACAAAAATGGTTATCATGATGGCCTATCATCAGGGAAGGAAGAGGGCAGGCAGGTTGGTTTAAAGATGGGTTTCCAGGTCGGTGAAGAGCTGGGTTTCTATCAGGGTTGTCTGGATGTGTGGGCCTCCGCAACTCGCATTGATCAGAACGTGTTCTCAGCTAGGGTCAGGAAGAACATTGAGCAACTAGCTGCACTGGTGAGCAGCTATCCGCTGTCTGATCCGGAGAATGAACAAGTTCAAGATGTGATGGAGAAGATAAGGCTGAAATTCAGGGTTATCACTGCAACCTTAGGGGCGAAGTTGGAGTATGAAGGTCGCCCGGCATCATCGAAACAGGACGTTGAGGATCTGTGA
- the LOC101781827 gene encoding tyrosyl-DNA phosphodiesterase 1 isoform X3: MDFQEGPNPIVVQSKGQRRKVCALEKARIAHDDVLELIPGDYFMKYVNLGDEHQSSVPMDLGSIKKERRHSEEDSAAVKRNRQIMEDEALARTLQESFTEENTTVSGMTSGQKISPPDSAGSSGKHNERMHSVDPLKDMLSLTFRLMRVQGLPSWTNTSSVTIQDVIQGEVLLAVLSNYMVDMDWLLSACPSLRKVPHVLVLHGQDGASVELMKKLKPANWILHKPPLPISFGTHHSKAMLLVYPQGIRIVVHTANLIHVDWNYKSQGLWMQDFPWKDTKDLNKKAPFENDLVDYLSALKWPEFRVNLPEVGDVNINAAFFRKFDYSNSMVRLIGSVPGYHVGPNIRKWGHMKLRNVLEECMFDKQFCKSPLIYQFSSLGSLDEKWMSEFAYSLSAGKSDDGSQLGIGKPLIVWPTVEDVRCSIEGYAAGSCIPSPQKNVEKDFLKKYWSRWKADHVGRCRAMPHIKTFTRYSGQNIAWFLLTSSNLSKAAWGALQKNNTQLMIRSYELGVLFLPQTLQSVPQFSCTERNASNRVNSKSFLSNSIPCNYLSTNPFLSLRLVFTCISRMASPLARQSRPSWSRSAGKATKKRNRLRRPSDCLCRINSLHNLTAQKTSLGHGIGGTQRRMCMVQSGRVMGSTVCIPSGRFPTLFQC; the protein is encoded by the exons ATGGATTTTCAGGAAGGACCGAACCCTATAGTTGTGCAATCCAAGGGGCAGAGGAGGAAGGTTTGCGCTCTGGAGAAAGCCAGGATTGCACATGATGATGTCCTCGAACTGATTCCTGGTGATTATTTCATGAAGTATGTGAATCTTGGTGATGAACATCAAAGTTCAGTACCAATGGACTTGGGTAGCATAAAGAAGGAAAGGAGGCATAGCGAGGAAGATAGTGCAGCAGTCAAGAGGAATCGACAGATCATGGAAGATGAGGCTCTGGCAAGAACACTGCAG GAAAGCTTCACAGAAGAGAATACAACTGTTTCCGGCATGACTTCTGGCCAAAAAATAAGTCCACCTGATAGTGCTGGTTCTTCTGGAAAACATAATGAAAGAATGCACTCTGTTGATCCTTTGAAAGATATGCTCTCATTAACTTTCCGGCTCATGCGGGTCCAAGGTCTTCCATCATGGACTAACACTTCTTCAGTTACCATTCAGGATGTCATACAG GGTGAAGTGCTTCTTGCTGTACTCTCAAATTACATGGTGGACATGGATTGGTTGCTTTCTG CATGTCCAAGTTTGAGAAAAGTTCCACATGTCCTAGTCCTACATGGACAAGATGGTGCTTCAGTAGAGCTTATGAAG AAACTGAAGCCTGCAAATTGGATCCTTCACAAACCTCCACTCCCAATTTCATTTGGAACACATCATTCTAAGGCCATGTTGCTTGTATATCCTCAAGGAATCCGTATTGTTGTGCACACAGCAAATTTGATACATGTTGACTGGAATTACAAAAGCCAGGGGCTATGGATGCAAGATTTTCCCTGGAAAGACACAAAGGATCTGAATAAAAAAGCTCCATTTGAGAATGATCTAGTTGATTATCTTAGTGCACTTAAG TGGCCTGAGTTCAGAGTAAATCTCCCAGAGGTTGGTGATGTCAACATCAATGCAGCATTCTTTAGGAAATTTGACTATAGTAATTCAATG GTCAGGTTGATTGGATCAGTTCCTGGTTATCACGTGGGCCCCAATATTAGAAAGTGGGGCCATATGAAGCTTCGGAATGTTCTTGAGGAATGCATGTTTGATAAACAATTTTGCAAGTCCCCTCTAATTTATCAG TTTTCTTCCTTGGGGTCACTTGATGAGAAATGGATGAGTGAATTTGCATACTCGCTGTCAGCTGGTAAATCAGATGATGGATCACAGCTAGGTATCGGGAAGCCACTGATTGTCTGGCCTACAGTGGAAGATGTCCGTTGCTCAATAGAG GGTTATGCAGCTGGTAGTTGCATTCCAAGTCCTCAAAAGAATGTTGAGAAAGACTTCTTGAAGAAATATTGGTCCAGGTGGAAAGCGGACCATGTAGGTCGTTG TCGGGCAATGCCTCACATAAAAACGTTTACTCGTTACAGTGGTCAAAACATTGC ATGGTTTCTGCTTACGTCATCAAATTTAAGCAAAGCTGCTTGGGGTGCGCTGCAAAAGAACAACACACAGCTGATGATACGCTCATATGAG CTAGGTGTATTATTCTTGCCCCAAACACTCCAATCTGTACCTCAATTCTCGTGCACGGAGAGGAACGCTTCAAACCGGGTAAATAGCAAGTCGTTCCTTTCTAATAGTATACCCTGCAATTATCTCTCTACGAATCCGTTCCTGTCATTACGCCTTGTTTTTACATGCATATCCAGGATGGCCTCGCCCTTGGCAAGACAATCAAGACCAAGCTGGTCACGCTCTGCTGGAAAGGCGACGAAGAAAAGGAACCGTCTACGAAGACCGTCAGATTGCCTGTGCCGTATCAACTCCCTCCACAACCTTACGGCACAGAAG ACGTCCCTTGGTCATGGGATCGGAGGTACACAAAGAAGGATGTGTATGGTTCAGTCTGGCCGCGTCATGGGTAGTACCGTCTGTATTCCCAGTGGACGATTCCCAACCCTGTTCCAGTGTTAA
- the LOC101781827 gene encoding tyrosyl-DNA phosphodiesterase 1 isoform X2 has product MASASRVRVGTLVPLAKDNAGSSNGSISTIPIFEGSNVVGRNHLVVADKRISRKHLSLRTSADGSIEVAVEGPNPIVVQSKGQRRKVCALEKARIAHDDVLELIPGDYFMKYVNLGDEHQSSVPMDLGSIKKERRHSEEDSAAVKRNRQIMEDEALARTLQESFTEENTTVSGMTSGQKISPPDSAGSSGKHNERMHSVDPLKDMLSLTFRLMRVQGLPSWTNTSSVTIQDVIQGEVLLAVLSNYMVDMDWLLSACPSLRKVPHVLVLHGQDGASVELMKKLKPANWILHKPPLPISFGTHHSKAMLLVYPQGIRIVVHTANLIHVDWNYKSQGLWMQDFPWKDTKDLNKKAPFENDLVDYLSALKWPEFRVNLPEVGDVNINAAFFRKFDYSNSMVRLIGSVPGYHVGPNIRKWGHMKLRNVLEECMFDKQFCKSPLIYQFSSLGSLDEKWMSEFAYSLSAGKSDDGSQLGIGKPLIVWPTVEDVRCSIEGYAAGSCIPSPQKNVEKDFLKKYWSRWKADHVGRCRAMPHIKTFTRYSGQNIAWFLLTSSNLSKAAWGALQKNNTQLMIRSYELGVLFLPQTLQSVPQFSCTERNASNRDGLALGKTIKTKLVTLCWKGDEEKEPSTKTVRLPVPYQLPPQPYGTEDVPWSWDRRYTKKDVYGSVWPRHG; this is encoded by the exons ATGGCGTCTGCATCTCGT GTGAGGGTTGGCACTCTAGTTCCCCTTGCCAAGGACAATGCTGGCTCATCAAATGGATCCATATCAACCATTCCCATCTTCGAGGGGTCCAATGTCGTCGGGAGGAATCATTTGGTTGTCGCCGACAAGAGGATTAGCCGCAAACATCTGAGCCTCCGGACCTCTGCTGACGGTTCCATTGAAGTCGCAGTG GAAGGACCGAACCCTATAGTTGTGCAATCCAAGGGGCAGAGGAGGAAGGTTTGCGCTCTGGAGAAAGCCAGGATTGCACATGATGATGTCCTCGAACTGATTCCTGGTGATTATTTCATGAAGTATGTGAATCTTGGTGATGAACATCAAAGTTCAGTACCAATGGACTTGGGTAGCATAAAGAAGGAAAGGAGGCATAGCGAGGAAGATAGTGCAGCAGTCAAGAGGAATCGACAGATCATGGAAGATGAGGCTCTGGCAAGAACACTGCAG GAAAGCTTCACAGAAGAGAATACAACTGTTTCCGGCATGACTTCTGGCCAAAAAATAAGTCCACCTGATAGTGCTGGTTCTTCTGGAAAACATAATGAAAGAATGCACTCTGTTGATCCTTTGAAAGATATGCTCTCATTAACTTTCCGGCTCATGCGGGTCCAAGGTCTTCCATCATGGACTAACACTTCTTCAGTTACCATTCAGGATGTCATACAG GGTGAAGTGCTTCTTGCTGTACTCTCAAATTACATGGTGGACATGGATTGGTTGCTTTCTG CATGTCCAAGTTTGAGAAAAGTTCCACATGTCCTAGTCCTACATGGACAAGATGGTGCTTCAGTAGAGCTTATGAAG AAACTGAAGCCTGCAAATTGGATCCTTCACAAACCTCCACTCCCAATTTCATTTGGAACACATCATTCTAAGGCCATGTTGCTTGTATATCCTCAAGGAATCCGTATTGTTGTGCACACAGCAAATTTGATACATGTTGACTGGAATTACAAAAGCCAGGGGCTATGGATGCAAGATTTTCCCTGGAAAGACACAAAGGATCTGAATAAAAAAGCTCCATTTGAGAATGATCTAGTTGATTATCTTAGTGCACTTAAG TGGCCTGAGTTCAGAGTAAATCTCCCAGAGGTTGGTGATGTCAACATCAATGCAGCATTCTTTAGGAAATTTGACTATAGTAATTCAATG GTCAGGTTGATTGGATCAGTTCCTGGTTATCACGTGGGCCCCAATATTAGAAAGTGGGGCCATATGAAGCTTCGGAATGTTCTTGAGGAATGCATGTTTGATAAACAATTTTGCAAGTCCCCTCTAATTTATCAG TTTTCTTCCTTGGGGTCACTTGATGAGAAATGGATGAGTGAATTTGCATACTCGCTGTCAGCTGGTAAATCAGATGATGGATCACAGCTAGGTATCGGGAAGCCACTGATTGTCTGGCCTACAGTGGAAGATGTCCGTTGCTCAATAGAG GGTTATGCAGCTGGTAGTTGCATTCCAAGTCCTCAAAAGAATGTTGAGAAAGACTTCTTGAAGAAATATTGGTCCAGGTGGAAAGCGGACCATGTAGGTCGTTG TCGGGCAATGCCTCACATAAAAACGTTTACTCGTTACAGTGGTCAAAACATTGC ATGGTTTCTGCTTACGTCATCAAATTTAAGCAAAGCTGCTTGGGGTGCGCTGCAAAAGAACAACACACAGCTGATGATACGCTCATATGAG CTAGGTGTATTATTCTTGCCCCAAACACTCCAATCTGTACCTCAATTCTCGTGCACGGAGAGGAACGCTTCAAACCGG GATGGCCTCGCCCTTGGCAAGACAATCAAGACCAAGCTGGTCACGCTCTGCTGGAAAGGCGACGAAGAAAAGGAACCGTCTACGAAGACCGTCAGATTGCCTGTGCCGTATCAACTCCCTCCACAACCTTACGGCACAGAAG ACGTCCCTTGGTCATGGGATCGGAGGTACACAAAGAAGGATGTGTATGGTTCAGTCTGGCCGCGTCATGGGTAG
- the LOC101781827 gene encoding tyrosyl-DNA phosphodiesterase 1 isoform X1, translated as MASASRVRVGTLVPLAKDNAGSSNGSISTIPIFEGSNVVGRNHLVVADKRISRKHLSLRTSADGSIEVAVEGPNPIVVQSKGQRRKVCALEKARIAHDDVLELIPGDYFMKYVNLGDEHQSSVPMDLGSIKKERRHSEEDSAAVKRNRQIMEDEALARTLQESFTEENTTVSGMTSGQKISPPDSAGSSGKHNERMHSVDPLKDMLSLTFRLMRVQGLPSWTNTSSVTIQDVIQGEVLLAVLSNYMVDMDWLLSACPSLRKVPHVLVLHGQDGASVELMKKLKPANWILHKPPLPISFGTHHSKAMLLVYPQGIRIVVHTANLIHVDWNYKSQGLWMQDFPWKDTKDLNKKAPFENDLVDYLSALKWPEFRVNLPEVGDVNINAAFFRKFDYSNSMVRLIGSVPGYHVGPNIRKWGHMKLRNVLEECMFDKQFCKSPLIYQFSSLGSLDEKWMSEFAYSLSAGKSDDGSQLGIGKPLIVWPTVEDVRCSIEGYAAGSCIPSPQKNVEKDFLKKYWSRWKADHVGRCRAMPHIKTFTRYSGQNIAWFLLTSSNLSKAAWGALQKNNTQLMIRSYELGVLFLPQTLQSVPQFSCTERNASNRVNSKSFLSNSIPCNYLSTNPFLSLRLVFTCISRMASPLARQSRPSWSRSAGKATKKRNRLRRPSDCLCRINSLHNLTAQKTSLGHGIGGTQRRMCMVQSGRVMGSTVCIPSGRFPTLFQC; from the exons ATGGCGTCTGCATCTCGT GTGAGGGTTGGCACTCTAGTTCCCCTTGCCAAGGACAATGCTGGCTCATCAAATGGATCCATATCAACCATTCCCATCTTCGAGGGGTCCAATGTCGTCGGGAGGAATCATTTGGTTGTCGCCGACAAGAGGATTAGCCGCAAACATCTGAGCCTCCGGACCTCTGCTGACGGTTCCATTGAAGTCGCAGTG GAAGGACCGAACCCTATAGTTGTGCAATCCAAGGGGCAGAGGAGGAAGGTTTGCGCTCTGGAGAAAGCCAGGATTGCACATGATGATGTCCTCGAACTGATTCCTGGTGATTATTTCATGAAGTATGTGAATCTTGGTGATGAACATCAAAGTTCAGTACCAATGGACTTGGGTAGCATAAAGAAGGAAAGGAGGCATAGCGAGGAAGATAGTGCAGCAGTCAAGAGGAATCGACAGATCATGGAAGATGAGGCTCTGGCAAGAACACTGCAG GAAAGCTTCACAGAAGAGAATACAACTGTTTCCGGCATGACTTCTGGCCAAAAAATAAGTCCACCTGATAGTGCTGGTTCTTCTGGAAAACATAATGAAAGAATGCACTCTGTTGATCCTTTGAAAGATATGCTCTCATTAACTTTCCGGCTCATGCGGGTCCAAGGTCTTCCATCATGGACTAACACTTCTTCAGTTACCATTCAGGATGTCATACAG GGTGAAGTGCTTCTTGCTGTACTCTCAAATTACATGGTGGACATGGATTGGTTGCTTTCTG CATGTCCAAGTTTGAGAAAAGTTCCACATGTCCTAGTCCTACATGGACAAGATGGTGCTTCAGTAGAGCTTATGAAG AAACTGAAGCCTGCAAATTGGATCCTTCACAAACCTCCACTCCCAATTTCATTTGGAACACATCATTCTAAGGCCATGTTGCTTGTATATCCTCAAGGAATCCGTATTGTTGTGCACACAGCAAATTTGATACATGTTGACTGGAATTACAAAAGCCAGGGGCTATGGATGCAAGATTTTCCCTGGAAAGACACAAAGGATCTGAATAAAAAAGCTCCATTTGAGAATGATCTAGTTGATTATCTTAGTGCACTTAAG TGGCCTGAGTTCAGAGTAAATCTCCCAGAGGTTGGTGATGTCAACATCAATGCAGCATTCTTTAGGAAATTTGACTATAGTAATTCAATG GTCAGGTTGATTGGATCAGTTCCTGGTTATCACGTGGGCCCCAATATTAGAAAGTGGGGCCATATGAAGCTTCGGAATGTTCTTGAGGAATGCATGTTTGATAAACAATTTTGCAAGTCCCCTCTAATTTATCAG TTTTCTTCCTTGGGGTCACTTGATGAGAAATGGATGAGTGAATTTGCATACTCGCTGTCAGCTGGTAAATCAGATGATGGATCACAGCTAGGTATCGGGAAGCCACTGATTGTCTGGCCTACAGTGGAAGATGTCCGTTGCTCAATAGAG GGTTATGCAGCTGGTAGTTGCATTCCAAGTCCTCAAAAGAATGTTGAGAAAGACTTCTTGAAGAAATATTGGTCCAGGTGGAAAGCGGACCATGTAGGTCGTTG TCGGGCAATGCCTCACATAAAAACGTTTACTCGTTACAGTGGTCAAAACATTGC ATGGTTTCTGCTTACGTCATCAAATTTAAGCAAAGCTGCTTGGGGTGCGCTGCAAAAGAACAACACACAGCTGATGATACGCTCATATGAG CTAGGTGTATTATTCTTGCCCCAAACACTCCAATCTGTACCTCAATTCTCGTGCACGGAGAGGAACGCTTCAAACCGGGTAAATAGCAAGTCGTTCCTTTCTAATAGTATACCCTGCAATTATCTCTCTACGAATCCGTTCCTGTCATTACGCCTTGTTTTTACATGCATATCCAGGATGGCCTCGCCCTTGGCAAGACAATCAAGACCAAGCTGGTCACGCTCTGCTGGAAAGGCGACGAAGAAAAGGAACCGTCTACGAAGACCGTCAGATTGCCTGTGCCGTATCAACTCCCTCCACAACCTTACGGCACAGAAG ACGTCCCTTGGTCATGGGATCGGAGGTACACAAAGAAGGATGTGTATGGTTCAGTCTGGCCGCGTCATGGGTAGTACCGTCTGTATTCCCAGTGGACGATTCCCAACCCTGTTCCAGTGTTAA